Proteins from a genomic interval of Leptospiraceae bacterium:
- a CDS encoding DUF2779 domain-containing protein, whose translation MYKLFLYKNYSKQNFNLPEIQIPKERATVLTKSRFMVGLKCDLLLWNQYHSENTLHYTPKNESNLHRMNIQNNSVLLSAHTLYANGSEIPKNLNMYHSHKVTQKLIKERQIIYNACFLSTEFFSKTDILIPSEIDDSWEIIEVKSSINIKRDNIKDLLFQRHVAELCGITINNCSILNVNPEYIYDGTFDINQFFIKTNLLEKMKYAQEEFLYQISYLKGLIHKQESPSITPKYSCSSPKNCNLKTCWHELGEGDIFNLREGGELVSKLYKSGVRYLKDIPDNTELSFSQKIQIEAEITKNPYLEEVKLKHFTDSLKFPFYFLDFETVNPALPLYIKTKPYQHIPFLYSLHIQENMDSQIQHFSFIDSGEDDPRKKILEDLSKLIKPDGTIICYNDTFEKRCLRESVNLFPEYSDWYSSIVENFKDLSDPFKYFYYYNPLQKGSASLKAVLPALTGLDYKELGINDGNMANLEFLRAKTMNLSKEEIEGIHQLLIEYCKMDTYAMFKIVEALMKLIY comes from the coding sequence ATGTATAAACTCTTCCTTTACAAAAATTACTCCAAACAAAACTTCAACTTACCTGAAATTCAAATCCCAAAAGAAAGGGCGACGGTTCTAACAAAGTCTAGGTTTATGGTTGGTTTAAAATGTGATTTATTATTATGGAATCAGTATCATTCTGAGAATACTCTACATTATACTCCCAAAAATGAAAGTAACCTTCATAGAATGAATATACAAAATAATTCAGTTCTATTGTCTGCTCATACACTTTATGCAAATGGCTCAGAAATTCCCAAAAATTTAAATATGTATCACTCTCATAAAGTAACTCAAAAACTAATTAAAGAAAGACAGATTATCTATAATGCATGTTTTTTAAGTACTGAGTTTTTTTCAAAAACAGATATTTTAATTCCTTCGGAAATCGACGATTCTTGGGAAATCATCGAAGTTAAGTCTTCCATAAATATTAAAAGAGATAATATAAAGGATTTATTATTTCAACGACATGTAGCTGAACTCTGTGGGATCACAATTAATAATTGCTCCATTTTAAATGTAAATCCAGAATACATTTATGATGGAACCTTTGATATAAACCAATTTTTTATCAAAACAAATTTATTAGAAAAAATGAAATATGCTCAAGAAGAATTTTTATATCAAATCAGTTATCTGAAAGGTTTAATTCATAAACAAGAAAGTCCGTCCATAACCCCAAAATATTCTTGTTCTAGTCCCAAAAATTGTAATTTAAAAACTTGTTGGCATGAACTAGGCGAAGGAGATATTTTTAACTTAAGGGAAGGTGGAGAATTAGTATCCAAACTATATAAATCAGGTGTACGCTATTTAAAAGATATTCCGGATAATACCGAATTATCCTTTTCTCAGAAAATTCAAATTGAAGCTGAAATAACTAAAAATCCCTATTTGGAAGAAGTCAAACTTAAACATTTTACCGACTCATTAAAGTTCCCTTTTTATTTTCTGGACTTTGAAACGGTTAATCCTGCTTTACCTCTCTATATAAAAACAAAACCTTATCAGCATATTCCATTTTTATATTCACTCCATATTCAAGAGAATATGGATTCACAAATACAACACTTCAGTTTCATTGATTCAGGAGAAGATGATCCTAGAAAAAAAATTCTAGAAGACTTATCAAAACTAATCAAACCGGATGGAACAATTATTTGTTACAATGATACATTTGAAAAAAGATGTTTAAGAGAATCAGTAAATTTGTTTCCAGAATATTCAGATTGGTATTCTTCTATCGTTGAAAATTTTAAAGATTTATCTGATCCATTTAAATATTTTTACTATTACAATCCATTACAAAAAGGAAGCGCATCACTAAAGGCAGTTTTACCTGCGTTAACCGGTCTAGACTATAAGGAATTAGGAATAAACGATGGAAATATGGCTAATTTAGAATTTCTTCGTGCCAAAACAATGAATCTTTCTAAAGAAGAAATAGAAGGAATTCACCAACTTCTAATAGAATACTGTAAAATGGATACTTACGCAATGTTCAAAATTGTGGAAGCGTTAATGAAATTAATTTATTAG